From Streptomyces griseorubiginosus, one genomic window encodes:
- a CDS encoding rod shape-determining protein, with product MSFIGRDMAVDLGTANTLVYVRGRGIVLNEPSVVAINTNTGGILAVGAEAKKMIGRTPGNIVAVRPLKDGVIADFEITERMLRYFILKIHKRRYLARPRVVVCVPSGITGVERRAVIEASSQAGARQVHIIEEPMAAAIGSGLPVHEATGNMVVDIGGGTTEVAVISLGGIVTAQSIRVAGDELDNAIIQHIKKEYSLLLGERTAEQIKITIGSAYDLDADEHTEIRGRDLVSGLPKTVVISAAEVRKAIEEPVNAIVDAVKTTLDKCPPELSGDIMDRGIVLTGGGALLRGLDERLRRETGMPIHIAEDPLDSVALGSGKCVEEFEALQQVLDAQPRR from the coding sequence ATGTCGTTCATCGGCCGTGACATGGCTGTCGACCTCGGGACCGCCAACACGCTGGTGTACGTCAGGGGTCGCGGGATCGTACTCAACGAGCCGTCCGTCGTCGCGATCAACACGAACACCGGTGGAATCCTGGCTGTCGGCGCCGAAGCGAAGAAGATGATCGGGCGGACCCCGGGCAACATCGTTGCCGTGCGTCCGCTGAAGGACGGCGTGATCGCCGACTTCGAGATCACCGAGCGGATGCTCCGCTACTTCATCCTGAAGATCCACAAGCGGCGGTATCTCGCGAGGCCGCGCGTCGTCGTGTGTGTCCCCTCGGGCATCACCGGCGTCGAGCGCCGCGCCGTCATCGAGGCGTCGTCCCAGGCCGGCGCCCGTCAGGTGCACATCATCGAGGAACCCATGGCGGCCGCCATCGGCTCCGGCCTGCCGGTCCACGAGGCCACGGGCAACATGGTGGTGGACATCGGCGGCGGCACCACGGAGGTCGCGGTCATCTCCCTCGGCGGCATCGTCACCGCCCAGTCCATCCGCGTCGCCGGCGACGAACTGGACAACGCGATCATCCAGCACATCAAGAAGGAGTACTCCCTCCTGCTGGGTGAGCGGACGGCCGAGCAGATCAAGATCACGATCGGTTCGGCGTACGACCTCGACGCTGACGAACACACCGAAATCCGCGGCCGGGACCTCGTCTCCGGGCTGCCCAAGACCGTCGTCATCTCGGCCGCCGAAGTGCGCAAGGCGATCGAGGAACCCGTCAACGCCATCGTGGACGCCGTCAAGACGACCCTCGACAAGTGCCCGCCGGAGCTCTCCGGCGACATCATGGACCGAGGAATCGTTCTGACCGGCGGCGGCGCCCTGCTCCGCGGCCTGGACGAGCGGCTGCGCCGGGAGACCGGCATGCCGATCCACATCGCCGAGGACCCGCTGGACAGCGTGGCGCTCGGCTCCGGCAAGTGCGTCGAGGAGTTCGAGGCACTCCAGCAGGTGCTGGACGCCCAGCCGCGCAGATGA
- the mreC gene encoding rod shape-determining protein MreC, translated as MRDTRESRLLLVLLIAVAFALITVDIRGGEDSPVDGARQAAAAVFGPIEDGVSSAVNPVGNAVSAIRDSGERHDRLAELEKENAALKAKLGSDDRNTSRLKQLDKMLKIAGEGQYGIKGAQVIAIGAAQGFSWTITIDVGADDGIQRDMTVLNGDGLVGRVTTVGPNTATVLLANDPDFTVGTRMEAGDELGFASGQGDRPLRVELLNGKAEVKKGDRLVTFGSQADKPFVPGVPVGVVSRVDPSGGDLTRTLYVTPYVSFTKLDIVGVVVEAPKKDPRDTVLPAKPKPTPTPTVTVTVTPSANAPLDGEIQQEQ; from the coding sequence GTGAGGGACACACGAGAGAGCCGGCTGCTCCTGGTGCTGCTGATCGCCGTCGCGTTCGCGCTGATCACGGTCGACATCCGCGGCGGGGAGGACTCACCGGTCGACGGTGCCCGCCAGGCCGCGGCCGCCGTGTTCGGCCCGATCGAGGACGGCGTGTCGTCCGCGGTCAACCCGGTCGGCAACGCCGTGTCGGCCATCCGCGACTCCGGCGAGCGGCACGACCGGCTCGCCGAGCTGGAGAAGGAGAACGCCGCTCTCAAGGCGAAACTCGGCAGCGACGACCGCAACACCAGCCGCCTCAAGCAGCTCGACAAGATGCTGAAGATCGCCGGCGAGGGCCAGTACGGCATCAAGGGCGCCCAGGTCATCGCCATAGGGGCGGCCCAGGGCTTCTCCTGGACCATCACCATCGACGTCGGCGCCGACGACGGCATCCAGCGCGACATGACCGTCCTCAACGGTGACGGACTGGTCGGCCGGGTCACCACCGTCGGCCCGAACACCGCCACCGTGCTGCTCGCCAACGACCCCGACTTCACCGTCGGCACCCGCATGGAGGCCGGCGACGAACTCGGCTTCGCCTCCGGACAGGGCGACCGGCCGCTGCGCGTCGAACTCCTCAACGGCAAGGCCGAGGTGAAGAAGGGCGACCGCCTGGTCACCTTCGGCTCCCAGGCCGACAAGCCCTTCGTGCCCGGCGTGCCGGTCGGCGTGGTCTCCCGCGTCGACCCCTCCGGCGGCGACCTCACCCGCACCCTCTACGTCACGCCGTACGTCAGCTTCACCAAGCTCGACATCGTCGGCGTCGTCGTCGAGGCCCCGAAGAAGGACCCGCGCGACACGGTGCTGCCCGCCAAGCCGAAACCGACGCCCACGCCGACCGTGACGGTCACCGTCACCCCGTCCGCCAACGCGCCGCTCGACGGCGAGATCCAGCAAGAGCAGTAG
- the mreD gene encoding rod shape-determining protein MreD, producing MRVNRILLSSALIVVALVLQVSVLARLHLPGAVPDLLLLTVLGLALVYGHVGGALVGFGAGLLADLAPPADHAAGRYALVLCVIGYLAGLAKPENGRLKSATGPMVVVVAAALGTTLLYAGVGALVGDTTARHVGLPSLLFTAALYDLLLAPFVVPGIMALARRAENDPLAETSSAAKSADISSGWLSSGTGLKIGGQRGGLGSLKTKARTRTARVGRIKGVKRL from the coding sequence ATGCGCGTCAACCGGATCCTGCTCTCGTCGGCCCTCATCGTCGTCGCCCTGGTCCTCCAGGTGAGCGTCCTCGCCCGCCTCCACCTCCCGGGCGCCGTCCCCGACCTGCTGCTCCTGACCGTCCTGGGCCTCGCCCTGGTCTACGGCCATGTCGGCGGCGCCCTCGTAGGCTTCGGCGCCGGCCTCCTCGCCGACCTCGCCCCGCCCGCCGACCACGCGGCCGGGCGGTACGCCCTCGTGCTGTGCGTCATCGGCTACCTCGCCGGCCTCGCCAAGCCGGAGAACGGCCGCCTCAAGTCGGCCACCGGTCCCATGGTCGTCGTGGTCGCCGCCGCCCTCGGCACCACCCTGCTGTACGCCGGGGTCGGCGCCCTCGTCGGCGACACCACCGCCCGCCATGTCGGCCTGCCCAGCCTGCTGTTCACCGCCGCCCTGTACGACCTGCTGCTCGCCCCCTTCGTCGTCCCCGGCATCATGGCGCTCGCCCGCCGCGCCGAGAACGACCCGCTGGCCGAGACCAGTTCGGCGGCCAAGTCGGCGGACATCTCGTCCGGTTGGCTCTCCTCCGGCACCGGCCTCAAGATCGGCGGCCAGCGCGGCGGACTCGGCAGCCTGAAGACCAAGGCGCGGACGCGGACGGCCCGGGTGGGCCGTATCAAGGGGGTCAAGCGGCTGTGA
- the mrdA gene encoding penicillin-binding protein 2, with product MTNIPETGRTPRVQIRLVVIQILVLSLLGTLGGRLWYLQIREGDEYAKEASGNHVQQVVEPAVRGSILDARGVPLADNETRLVVSASRTDLLKMKDDGKAVLTKLAGVLGMKPAEVMQKVRLCDAKTPQPCWNGSPYQPIPITDEATAKQALQIRERAEDFPGITAEPEAVRRYGAPAKSNAAQVLGYLSPVTDEEITKAQDTDSPYLRSDQVGRSGLEREYDRELRGKAGVTRYEVDNLGRVIGQAEADEAQPGANLVTSIDARVQRVAEYELNDAMKVARTQWDRNTNEKYKADSGAVVVMEAKTGRIVAMASNPTYDPNAWVGGISAKDYAKLTGKSSNYPLLNRAIQGLSAPGSTFKVISTAAAVEAGYDFDGRYPCTSSYSVGGQVFKNFESENFGPISLGRALEVSCDTVFYGLAHQQWQKDGGINPKKGQPKDYFFKAAHQFGLGKTTGIDLPNEVPGRIPDRQWKQDYWKANKDAWCKTGKKDGDYVQKIAYENCLEGNKMRAGDEINYSIGQGDTMVTPIQMATIYAAIANGGTLHDPTVGKAIVSADGKSVQEIKPKSHGRLPISQATLKKMDTALAGVATEGTAAWRFAQVGWPQDKIPMHAKTGTAEVYGKQTTSWFATYTKDYTVVMTISQGGTGSGASGPAVRNIYDALYGVSDDGTIDKKNALLPTPEKSLPKIQTDGTIKAPKVAKDPAKDQRVSQEGAPEPDETQQAATVNTSTGGNRLTRRRRRARGNRRMLT from the coding sequence GTGACCAATATCCCCGAGACCGGACGGACCCCACGGGTCCAGATCCGTCTCGTCGTCATCCAGATCCTCGTGCTGTCCCTCCTCGGCACCCTCGGCGGGCGCCTGTGGTACCTCCAGATCCGCGAGGGCGACGAGTACGCCAAGGAGGCCTCCGGCAACCACGTCCAGCAGGTCGTCGAACCCGCCGTGCGCGGCTCGATCCTGGACGCCCGCGGAGTGCCCCTCGCGGACAACGAGACCCGGCTCGTGGTCTCCGCCTCCCGCACCGACCTGCTGAAGATGAAGGACGACGGCAAGGCCGTCCTCACCAAGCTGGCCGGCGTCCTCGGGATGAAGCCCGCGGAGGTCATGCAGAAGGTCCGGCTCTGCGACGCGAAGACCCCCCAGCCCTGCTGGAACGGCTCGCCCTACCAGCCGATCCCCATCACCGACGAGGCCACCGCCAAGCAGGCCCTCCAGATCCGCGAGCGCGCCGAGGACTTCCCCGGCATCACCGCCGAGCCCGAGGCCGTCCGCCGCTACGGCGCCCCCGCCAAGTCCAACGCCGCCCAGGTCCTCGGCTACCTCTCCCCGGTCACCGACGAGGAGATCACCAAGGCCCAGGACACCGACTCGCCCTACCTGCGCTCCGACCAGGTCGGCCGCTCGGGCCTGGAGCGCGAGTACGACAGGGAGCTGCGCGGCAAGGCCGGCGTGACCCGCTACGAGGTCGACAACCTCGGCCGGGTCATCGGTCAGGCCGAGGCCGACGAGGCCCAGCCCGGCGCCAACCTCGTCACCAGCATCGACGCCCGCGTGCAGCGGGTCGCCGAGTACGAGCTGAACGACGCGATGAAGGTCGCCCGCACCCAGTGGGACCGCAACACCAACGAGAAGTACAAGGCCGACTCCGGCGCGGTCGTCGTCATGGAGGCCAAGACCGGCCGGATCGTCGCCATGGCGTCCAACCCGACGTACGACCCGAATGCCTGGGTCGGCGGCATCTCCGCCAAGGACTATGCCAAGCTCACCGGCAAGTCCTCCAACTACCCGCTGCTCAACCGGGCCATCCAGGGCCTGTCCGCGCCCGGCTCCACCTTCAAGGTGATCTCCACGGCCGCCGCCGTGGAGGCCGGCTACGACTTCGACGGCCGCTACCCCTGCACCAGCTCGTACTCCGTCGGCGGCCAGGTCTTCAAGAACTTCGAGTCGGAGAACTTCGGCCCCATCTCGCTCGGCCGGGCCCTCGAGGTCTCCTGCGACACCGTCTTCTACGGCCTCGCCCACCAGCAGTGGCAGAAGGACGGCGGCATCAACCCGAAGAAGGGCCAGCCCAAGGACTACTTCTTCAAGGCCGCCCACCAGTTCGGCCTCGGCAAGACCACCGGCATCGACCTGCCCAACGAGGTCCCGGGCCGCATCCCCGACCGCCAGTGGAAGCAGGACTACTGGAAGGCCAACAAGGACGCCTGGTGCAAGACCGGCAAGAAGGACGGCGACTACGTCCAGAAGATCGCCTACGAGAACTGCCTCGAAGGCAACAAGATGCGCGCCGGTGACGAGATCAACTACTCCATCGGCCAGGGCGACACCATGGTCACCCCGATCCAGATGGCCACGATCTACGCGGCGATCGCCAACGGCGGCACCCTGCACGACCCGACGGTCGGCAAGGCCATCGTGAGCGCCGACGGCAAGAGCGTGCAGGAGATCAAGCCCAAGTCGCACGGCAGGCTGCCGATAAGCCAGGCCACGCTCAAGAAGATGGACACCGCGCTCGCGGGCGTCGCCACCGAGGGCACCGCGGCCTGGCGCTTCGCCCAGGTCGGCTGGCCGCAGGACAAGATCCCGATGCACGCCAAGACCGGTACCGCGGAGGTCTACGGCAAGCAGACGACGTCCTGGTTCGCCACGTACACCAAGGACTACACGGTCGTCATGACGATCTCCCAGGGTGGTACGGGTTCCGGCGCCTCGGGCCCCGCCGTCCGCAACATCTACGACGCGCTGTACGGCGTCTCCGACGACGGCACCATCGACAAGAAGAACGCGCTGCTGCCGACCCCCGAGAAGAGCCTGCCGAAGATCCAGACCGACGGGACCATCAAGGCCCCGAAGGTCGCCAAGGACCCGGCCAAGGACCAGCGGGTGAGCCAGGAGGGCGCGCCCGAGCCGGACGAGACCCAGCAGGCCGCGACCGTGAACACGTCGACGGGCGGGAACCGTCTCACCCGTCGCCGGCGCCGTGCGCGCGGAAACCGGAGGATGCTCACATGA
- the rodA gene encoding rod shape-determining protein RodA, which yields MTGANSFQVSGYGPERAGWTRLLARDSLARRLDWPILFSALALSMIGSLLVFSATRNRTEINQGDPYYFLIRHLMNTGIGFALMIGTVWVGHRTLRTAVPLLYGASVFLILLVLTPLGSTVNGAHSWIVLGGGFSLQPSEFVKITIILGMAMLLAARVDAGDKPYPDHRTVLQALGLAAVPMLIVMLMPDLGSVMVMVIIVLGVLLASGASNRWVFGLLGAGTLGAVAVWQLGILDEYQIARFAAFANPSLDPAGVGYNTNQARIAIGSGGLTGAGLFHGSQTTGQFVPEQQTDFVFTVAGEELGFVGAGLIIVLLGIVLWRACRIARETTELYGTIVAAGIVAWFAFQSFENIGMTLGIMPVTGLPLPFVSYGGSSMFAVWVAVGLLQSIRVQRPMSA from the coding sequence ATGACCGGGGCCAACAGCTTCCAGGTCTCCGGGTACGGCCCCGAGCGCGCGGGCTGGACCCGGCTGCTGGCCCGTGACTCGCTGGCCCGCCGGCTCGACTGGCCGATACTGTTCTCGGCCCTCGCGCTGTCCATGATCGGCTCGCTGCTGGTCTTCTCCGCGACCCGCAACCGCACCGAGATCAACCAGGGCGACCCGTACTACTTCCTGATCCGGCACCTCATGAACACCGGCATCGGGTTCGCCCTGATGATCGGTACCGTGTGGGTCGGCCACCGTACCCTGCGCACCGCCGTCCCCCTGCTCTACGGCGCCTCGGTCTTCCTGATCCTGCTGGTCCTCACCCCGCTGGGCTCCACGGTCAACGGCGCCCACTCCTGGATCGTGCTCGGCGGCGGCTTCTCGCTCCAGCCCTCGGAGTTCGTGAAGATCACGATCATCCTGGGCATGGCGATGCTGCTCGCGGCCCGGGTCGACGCGGGCGACAAGCCCTACCCCGACCACCGCACGGTCCTCCAGGCGCTGGGCCTGGCCGCGGTACCGATGCTGATCGTGATGCTCATGCCCGACCTCGGGTCGGTCATGGTCATGGTCATCATCGTGCTCGGTGTGCTGCTCGCCTCCGGCGCCTCCAACCGCTGGGTCTTCGGCCTGCTGGGTGCGGGCACGCTCGGCGCGGTCGCGGTGTGGCAGCTCGGGATCCTCGACGAGTACCAGATCGCCCGCTTCGCCGCCTTCGCCAACCCGAGCCTCGACCCGGCCGGCGTCGGCTACAACACCAACCAGGCCCGGATCGCCATCGGTTCCGGCGGCCTGACCGGCGCGGGCCTCTTCCACGGCTCGCAGACCACCGGCCAGTTCGTCCCCGAACAGCAGACCGACTTCGTCTTCACCGTCGCCGGTGAGGAGCTGGGCTTCGTCGGCGCGGGCCTGATCATCGTCCTGCTCGGCATCGTGCTGTGGCGGGCCTGCCGGATCGCCCGCGAGACGACCGAGCTGTACGGCACGATCGTGGCCGCCGGCATCGTCGCCTGGTTCGCCTTCCAGTCCTTCGAGAACATCGGCATGACCCTCGGCATCATGCCGGTCACCGGCCTGCCACTGCCGTTCGTGTCGTACGGCGGATCGTCGATGTTCGCGGTGTGGGTGGCGGTGGGGCTGTTGCAGTCGATCAGGGTGCAGCGGCCGATGTCGGCGTAG
- a CDS encoding CYTH and CHAD domain-containing protein — MADTKREIERKYESDDSGLPDLTGVAGVEAVVDKGVAHLDATYYDTPDERLMASSITLRRRTGGSDAGWHLKLPVSEGVRDEIRAPLSDTLPDELAGLVRSRVRGVELLPVVRLRSDRDVRHLLDADGQLLAEVSVDAVHAERLSGGVGDAQWTEIEVELADDGDPAFLDKVEKRLRKAGVRPSGSSSKLARALAETAPKKKAAGPADPVTAGDHVLAYVRAQRDAILELDPAVRQDAEDSVHSMRVATRRLRSTFKSYGKVLDRAVTDPIGDELKWLAAELGVDRDREVLAERLSTALDEVPGALVSGPVAERLRVWAGDSPGGASARLIGVLDSHRYLALLDTLDALIADPPLRKAAGKKPHKVIAKAVTKDFKKVSGLVGRALELEPGTDRDVAIHEARKKTKRTRYAAEAARPALGEPAKSLVKCMKSLQNLLGEHQDSVMARGTLREMSAVAHAAGESAFTYGLLYGREEQRAAAVEAELPGFWDGAKGAADGL; from the coding sequence ATGGCGGACACAAAGCGGGAGATCGAGCGGAAGTACGAGTCCGACGACAGCGGGCTGCCGGACCTGACCGGAGTCGCCGGCGTCGAGGCCGTCGTCGACAAGGGCGTGGCGCATCTGGACGCCACCTACTACGACACCCCCGACGAACGCCTGATGGCGTCCTCGATCACCCTGCGCCGCCGCACCGGTGGCTCGGACGCGGGCTGGCACCTGAAACTCCCCGTCTCCGAGGGCGTCCGCGACGAGATCAGGGCACCCCTGTCCGACACCCTCCCCGACGAACTCGCCGGCCTGGTCCGCTCCCGCGTCCGGGGTGTCGAGCTGCTGCCCGTGGTCCGGCTGCGTTCGGACCGCGACGTGCGCCACCTCCTGGACGCGGACGGGCAGTTGCTCGCCGAGGTCAGCGTGGACGCCGTGCACGCCGAACGGCTCAGCGGCGGCGTCGGCGACGCCCAGTGGACCGAGATCGAGGTGGAGCTCGCCGACGACGGCGACCCCGCCTTCCTCGACAAGGTCGAGAAACGGCTGCGCAAGGCGGGCGTACGGCCGTCCGGGTCCTCCTCGAAGCTGGCCAGGGCCCTCGCGGAGACGGCACCCAAGAAGAAGGCCGCCGGCCCGGCGGACCCCGTGACCGCGGGCGACCACGTCCTCGCCTACGTCCGCGCCCAGCGGGACGCGATCCTCGAGCTCGACCCGGCGGTCCGGCAGGACGCCGAGGACTCCGTGCACAGCATGCGGGTCGCCACCCGCCGGCTGCGCAGCACCTTCAAGTCGTACGGCAAGGTCCTGGACCGGGCCGTCACCGACCCGATCGGCGACGAGCTGAAGTGGCTCGCCGCGGAACTGGGCGTGGACCGGGACCGCGAGGTGCTGGCCGAACGACTGTCGACGGCCCTCGACGAGGTGCCCGGGGCGCTGGTCTCGGGGCCCGTCGCCGAGCGGCTGAGGGTCTGGGCGGGGGACAGCCCCGGCGGGGCGAGCGCCCGGCTGATCGGCGTCCTCGACTCGCACCGCTATCTCGCGCTGCTCGACACCCTGGACGCGCTGATCGCGGACCCGCCGCTGCGGAAGGCCGCCGGGAAGAAGCCCCACAAGGTGATCGCCAAGGCCGTGACCAAGGACTTCAAGAAGGTCTCCGGACTGGTGGGGCGCGCGCTGGAGCTGGAGCCCGGCACCGACCGCGATGTCGCGATCCACGAGGCCCGCAAGAAGACCAAACGCACCCGCTACGCGGCCGAGGCGGCCCGCCCCGCCCTCGGCGAGCCGGCGAAGTCCCTGGTCAAGTGCATGAAGTCGCTCCAGAACCTGCTGGGCGAACACCAGGACAGCGTGATGGCCCGGGGCACCCTGCGCGAGATGTCCGCAGTCGCCCACGCGGCGGGGGAGAGCGCCTTCACGTACGGGCTGCTGTACGGCCGTGAGGAGCAGCGGGCGGCGGCCGTGGAGGCCGAGCTGCCCGGGTTCTGGGACGGGGCGAAGGGCGCGGCGGACGGCCTGTGA
- a CDS encoding TIGR03960 family B12-binding radical SAM protein — MSAETAASVFPQLEALLPHVQKPIQYVGGELNSTVKPWESCDVRWALMYPDAYEVGLPNQGVMILYEVLNEQEGVLAERTYSVWPDLEALMREHHVPQFTVDSHRPVGAFDVFGLSFSTELGYTNMLTALDLAGIPLESKDRGLDDPIVLAGGHAAFNPEPIADFIDAAIIGDGEQAVLDMTKIIRDWKAEGRPGGREEVLFRLARTGSVYIPAFYDVEYLPDGRIARVVPNRSGVPWRVSKHTVMDLDEWPYPKQPLVPLAETVHERMSVEIFRGCTRGCRFCQAGMITRPVRERSITGIGDMVEKGLKATGFEEVGLLSLSSADHSEIGDIAKGLADRYEEDKIGLSLPSTRVDAFNVDLANELTRNGRRSGLTFAPEGGSERMRKVINKMVSEDDLIRTVSTAYGNGWRQVKLYFMCGLPTETDEDVLQIADMATKVIAEGRKVSGQNDIRCTVSIGGFVPKPHTPFQWAPQLSAEETDARLEKLRDKIRGDKKYGRSIGFRYHDGKPGIVEGLLSRGDRRVGAVIRAVYEDGGRFDGWREHFSYDRWMACADKTLPAFGVDVDWYTTREKTYEEVLPWDHLDSGLDKDWLWEDWQDALDETEVEDCRWTPCFDCGVCPQMDTHIQIGPTGKKLLPLTVKNAGAAAPASSGHSH, encoded by the coding sequence ATGTCAGCCGAAACCGCCGCGTCGGTGTTCCCGCAGCTCGAAGCTCTGCTCCCGCATGTGCAGAAGCCGATCCAGTACGTCGGCGGAGAGCTCAACTCCACCGTCAAGCCGTGGGAGTCCTGCGACGTCCGCTGGGCGCTCATGTACCCGGACGCCTACGAGGTAGGACTGCCCAACCAGGGCGTCATGATCCTCTACGAGGTCCTGAACGAACAGGAGGGCGTCCTCGCCGAGCGCACGTACAGCGTGTGGCCGGACCTGGAGGCCCTGATGCGGGAGCACCACGTCCCGCAGTTCACGGTGGACAGCCACCGCCCGGTGGGCGCCTTCGACGTGTTCGGCCTGTCCTTCTCCACGGAGCTGGGCTACACCAACATGCTCACCGCGCTCGACCTGGCGGGCATCCCCCTGGAGTCGAAGGACCGGGGGCTGGACGACCCGATCGTGCTGGCCGGCGGTCATGCGGCCTTCAACCCCGAGCCGATCGCGGACTTCATCGACGCGGCGATCATCGGCGACGGCGAGCAGGCCGTGCTCGACATGACGAAGATCATCCGTGACTGGAAGGCGGAGGGCCGGCCGGGCGGCCGCGAGGAGGTCCTCTTCCGCCTCGCTCGCACCGGTTCGGTGTACATCCCGGCGTTCTACGACGTCGAGTACCTCCCGGACGGCCGCATCGCCCGTGTCGTACCGAACAGGTCGGGTGTCCCGTGGCGCGTGTCGAAGCACACGGTCATGGACCTGGACGAGTGGCCGTACCCGAAGCAGCCCCTGGTCCCGCTGGCGGAGACGGTTCACGAGCGCATGTCGGTGGAGATCTTCCGCGGCTGCACCCGCGGCTGCCGCTTCTGCCAGGCGGGCATGATCACCCGCCCGGTCCGCGAGCGCTCCATCACGGGCATCGGCGACATGGTGGAGAAGGGCCTGAAGGCGACGGGCTTCGAGGAGGTGGGCCTTCTTTCGTTGTCGAGCGCGGACCACTCGGAGATCGGCGACATCGCGAAGGGCCTGGCGGACCGGTACGAGGAGGACAAGATCGGCCTGTCCCTCCCGTCGACCCGCGTGGACGCCTTCAACGTGGACCTGGCGAACGAGCTGACGCGCAACGGGCGCAGGTCCGGTCTGACCTTCGCGCCGGAGGGCGGCTCGGAGCGCATGCGCAAGGTCATCAACAAGATGGTCTCGGAGGACGACCTCATCCGCACGGTCTCCACGGCGTACGGCAACGGCTGGCGCCAGGTGAAGCTGTACTTCATGTGCGGCCTGCCGACGGAGACCGACGAGGACGTCCTGCAGATCGCCGACATGGCCACGAAGGTGATCGCCGAGGGCCGCAAGGTCTCCGGCCAGAACGACATCCGCTGCACGGTCTCGATCGGCGGCTTCGTCCCCAAGCCGCACACCCCCTTCCAGTGGGCCCCGCAGCTCTCCGCCGAGGAGACCGACGCGCGCCTGGAGAAGCTCCGAGACAAGATCCGCGGCGACAAGAAGTACGGCCGCTCGATCGGCTTCCGCTACCACGACGGCAAGCCGGGCATCGTGGAGGGCCTGCTGTCGCGGGGTGACAGGAGGGTGGGCGCGGTGATCCGCGCCGTCTACGAGGACGGCGGCCGCTTCGACGGCTGGCGCGAGCACTTCTCCTACGACCGCTGGATGGCCTGCGCCGACAAGACCCTGCCGGCCTTCGGCGTGGACGTCGACTGGTACACGACCCGCGAGAAGACCTACGAGGAGGTCCTCCCCTGGGACCACCTGGACTCCGGCCTCGACAAGGACTGGCTCTGGGAGGACTGGCAGGACGCCCTCGACGAGACAGAGGTCGAGGACTGCCGGTGGACGCCTTGCTTCGACTGCGGGGTGTGTCCGCAGATGGACACCCACATCCAGATCGGCCCGACGGGGAAGAAGCTGCTGCCGCTGACGGTGAAGAACGCGGGGGCGGCGGCGCCGGCTTCGAGTGGGCACTCGCACTAG
- a CDS encoding dihydrofolate reductase family protein, with amino-acid sequence MSRSVLDMSVSVDGYIADTDDFLGGDDGERLHKWADADGESGRPSGPAAQFQDEWNAAGAVLAGRRTAELMDHWGGDHGGLPIFVPSHRPPGPAARWGYPLVTYVTDGIESAMAQAKAAAGGKDVQVRGAYTAQRALEAGVLDEVQIHQIPVLLGRGRRLFDVLPSEIELEIVQVIDTPQATHIRYRVRR; translated from the coding sequence GTGTCCAGATCAGTGCTCGACATGTCGGTGTCGGTCGACGGGTACATCGCCGACACCGACGATTTCCTCGGCGGTGACGACGGCGAGCGGCTGCACAAGTGGGCCGACGCCGACGGGGAATCCGGCCGGCCGTCCGGGCCGGCTGCGCAATTCCAGGACGAATGGAACGCGGCCGGTGCGGTGCTCGCGGGACGGCGGACTGCCGAGCTCATGGACCACTGGGGCGGTGATCACGGCGGTCTCCCGATCTTTGTGCCCAGCCACCGCCCACCCGGCCCGGCCGCCCGCTGGGGCTATCCACTGGTGACGTACGTGACCGATGGGATCGAGAGCGCGATGGCACAGGCCAAGGCCGCAGCCGGAGGCAAAGACGTGCAGGTGCGTGGCGCTTACACGGCGCAGCGCGCGCTCGAGGCCGGGGTGCTGGACGAGGTACAGATCCACCAGATCCCCGTGCTTCTCGGGCGGGGCCGTCGACTCTTCGACGTGTTGCCGTCAGAGATCGAGTTGGAGATCGTCCAGGTGATCGACACACCACAGGCCACCCACATCCGCTACCGCGTCCGTCGCTGA